The following are from one region of the Silene latifolia isolate original U9 population chromosome 9, ASM4854445v1, whole genome shotgun sequence genome:
- the LOC141601964 gene encoding uncharacterized protein LOC141601964, with translation MKARYYHIGDFMSAEIGHRPSYTWRSVVGARGVLERGLRRRIGDGRDTRVWGQAWVVGSQSGKIISSCEPGNELMKVADLLEPHGREWNVTMLNQLLLPFEVQRILNIRISPNKPKDTWFWSVEREGDYSVKTAYASLVGDSYESGGPSNWEKERVARWVWDALGLEWADDGDEAESAEGVREWVECLWRGMEAGEYGKCMVGCWAIWEHRNKVVFDDEVIEPARIVQRARDILAEVATCGDEGRSKSGRRGVEMRERENEGWRPAMGGYVKINVYAGAKEGEGVSTGVVCRDDQREVL, from the exons ATGAAGGCTCGATATTACCATATAGGGGACTTCATGAGTGCGGAGATTGGTCATAGACCGAGCTATACTTGGAGGAGTGTTGTCGGTGCCCGAGGTGTTTTGGAACGGGGTCTGAGGAGACGAATTGGTGACGGGAGGGATACGAGAGTGTGGGGGCAGGCATGGGTTGTGGGGTCTCAGAGTGGGAAGATTATTTCATCATGTGAGCCGGGTAATGAGTTGATGAAGGTGGCGGACCTGCTTGAGCCGCATGGTAGAGAGTGGAATGTGACGATGTTAAATCAGCTGCTGCTCCCTTTTGAAGTACAGCGGATACTTAATATTCGGATCAGCCCTAATAAGCCAAAGGATACGTGGTTTTGGAGCGTTGAAAGGGAGGGGGATTACTCTGTGAAGACGGCTTATGCGAGTTTAGTAGGGGACTCTTATGAATCGGGTGGTCCGTCGAATTGGGAGAAGGAACG TGTGGCAAGATGGGTGTGGGATGCACTTGGGTTGGAATGGGCTGATGATGGGGATGAAGCGGAGAGTGCGGAGGGAGTGCGTGAATGGGTGGAGTGTTTATGGAGGGGTATGGAGGCAGGGGAGTATGGTAAGTGTATGGTTGGGTGTTGGGCAATCTGGGAGCACAGGAATAAGGTGGTTTTTGATGACGAGGTGATAGAACCGGCTCGGATTGTTCAACGTGCTCGGGATATTTTAGCTGAAGTAGCCACATGTGGGGATGAGGGAAGAAGCAAGTCGGGCAGGCGTGGGGTTGAAATGCGGGAGAGGGAGAACGAAGGATGGAGGCCGGCAATGGGAGGTTATGTTAAAATCAATGTGTATGCGGGGGCGAAGGAGGGGGAAGGGGTGAGTACGGGAGTGGTGTGCCGAGATGACCAAAGGGAAGTGTTGTAG
- the LOC141600259 gene encoding uroporphyrinogen decarboxylase — translation MSTIYTASCSVPSLFSAHSRFSYPKPSSIQCSAAGLVAESKAASTTEPLLLNAVKGLDVERPPVWLMRQAGRYMKSYQTICEKHPSFRERSENVDLVVEISLQPWKVFKPDGVILFSDILTPLSGMNIPFDIVKGKGPVIFNPLLSQKDVDEVREFVPEEYVPYVGEALTILRKEVNNEAAVLGFVGAPFTLASYVVEGGSSKHFSKIKRLAFSEPKVLHALLQKFTVSMANYIKYQADNGAQAVQIFDSWATSLSPVDFEEFSLPYLKQIVDSVKLTHPDLPLILYASGSGGLLERLPLTGVDVVSLDWTVDMAEGRRRLGSDIAVQGNVDPGVLFGSKDFITSRINDTVRKAGKGKHILNLGHGIVVGTPEENVAHFFEVAKSLRY, via the exons ATGTCGACGATTTATACAGCTAGTTGTTCTGTACCATCGTTATTCTCTGCTCATTCTAGATTTTCTTATCCAAAACCCTCTTCAATTCAATGCTCTGCTGCAG GTTTAGTTGCGGAATCTAAGGCAGCGAGTACTACTGAACCCTTGTTGCTAAATGCTGTGAAGGGTTTGGATGTTGAAAGGCCACCAGTTTGGTTGATGAGGCAAGCTGGGAGATACATGAAG AGCTACCAAACCATATGTGAGAAGCATCCTTCCTTTCGTGAAAGATCAGAAAATGTAGATCTTGTTGTGGAAATATCTCTGCAGCCATGGAAAGTGTTCAAGCCCGATGGA GTGATATTGTTTTCTGACATTCTGACCCCGCTATCTGGaatgaacataccatttgatatTGTCAAAGGAAAGGGTCCAGTCATATTTAATCCACTACTCAGTCAGAAAGATGTTGATGAAGTTAGAGAATTTGTTCCCGAAGAGTATGTTCCCTATGTTGGGGAAGCCTTAACAATTTTGAGGAAAGAG GTTAACAATGAGGCTGCAGTTCTGGGTTTTGTTGGGGCTCCTTTTACCCTGGCTTCATACGTGGTTGAAGGTGGTTCATCGAAGCACTTCAGCAAAATTAAGAGATTAGCTTTCTCTGAGCCCAAG GTTTTACATGCTCTTCTTCAAAAGTTCACGGTGTCCATGGCAAACTACATAAAGTACCAAGCTGATAATGGAGCGCAAGCTGTCCAAATCTTCGACTCTTGGGCAACATCTCTCAGTCCGGTAGACTTCGAGGAGTTCAGCTTGCCCTATTTGAAACAGATTGTCGATTCAGTAAAGCTGACTCACCCGGACTTGCCTCTGATACTCTATGCTAGTGGATCTGGTGGCTTGCTCGAGAGGCTTCCCCTAACCGGTGTAGACGTTGTTAGCCTGGACTGGACTGTCGATATGGCTGAAGGCAGAAGGCGATTAGGATCTGATATTGCGGTTCAGGGAAATGTGGATCCCGGTGTACTTTTCGGTTCTAAAGACTTCATTACAAGTCGGATAAATGATACAGTGAGAAAAGCCGGAAAAGGGAAGCATATACTCAATCTCGGTCATGGAATTGTTGTAGGTACACCAGAAGAGAACGTCGCTCACTTCTTCGAAGTAGCTAAAAGTCTTAGATATTAA